The Mobula hypostoma chromosome 5, sMobHyp1.1, whole genome shotgun sequence region actgcaaatcacaggcttcaacagttccagaaacatACTCAAGACAAAAAACAGACGCAAAAGAGATAAAACAAGTGAAAGAAATAGCTTTGTGGTGTATCCAGAAGATGTCAGCcgtggagcattgtgtgcaagcTCCATTTTGACTGGGTCAGGTTGGGAGGTTGGCATTAAAGGGATTAATGTTGGACATTGAGGAAGGGTGAGTCAGGATAGGTTGCAATTTAGGAGCTTGCCACACATTTGCAAAGCTAAGCACTTCAGAAGAAATATTCAGTCACTTAATCTGTGCCTGAGGAGCAAGAAGAACTTTTGACCTTAGTGACAGGGGCAAGGTTGTGGGGGTGGGAGGAAAGATGGGGCAAGATTATGGGGTAGGAGTAGAACCCACTCACGGTTAATAACCAGTGGGAAGTGAGAGAGTTTATACAAGAGTTGAGCAGTCATTTGCTGAACATACCCCACCCACATTATCACCTCTTGAATTAGTAGTGATTGCCAGGCACCAGTGTAGAATTGGGTGGAAGAGGAGAGTGCGGGttcaggaaagaaagaaaaatgacaGTCCATTTCAATACTGACAAAAgttctgtgtgtctctctctgtccctctccagcTCAGAATCGCCAGGAGCAAAATGACGAGTGACGTTATCCCAAGGGATAAGCGGAAGCTGCAGACCAGCAGGTATGCGGAGGAGTTTGTCCCGAAGAACGGGAAGATCCTGAAGAACGACAACCATTTTGAGGCAGGTGACTGGGGCACACCGATCTCCCTGAAGAAGGAGTTCACCTTTAGCGTGTGCGGAGACCCTGATAACATCCATTACGCCTTCGCTGGCGACCCAGGCGACACCCTGCTGTCTGCGCTCAATTCCTCCTGCGACTTTGAGGAGAAGGTGAGGAGTGACAGCACCATCCTCGCATACGGGGAAGGGCCTCTGAAAGGACTGGTGAACTTCAACATCCTCTGCCGCTATCTGCCGCAGCACACCCACTTCCGCTTGGTGTTCCTGCGCTCTGCTGGCCGGGAGGGTGGAGCCGGTGATCAGCCAACGCAGACGCCGCCGGCGCCTCCCGGCAACCGGTGCCACGTCCTCTTTTACATCGAGCCCAGCGGCCGAACGGTGGGGAACACCACCCAGCGGATTGTGGTATCTGACCGCATCGCGCAGGGCCAGACCAAGCTCTGTGTGCTGGGCTTTGTGGGCGAGACTGTCCGGGAGGCACTGGCCAAAGACGGCCGCTTCGACGTACGTCTCGAGGATGAcacacacaaactgttggagAAGGTGGAGCCTCTGTGCAAGATCCAGTTCAACCACCCTGTGGACGCGCTGCATGGCCGCAGCTTCCAAGTGGAGCTGAGCATCGCCAAGAAGAAGCCACACCccccttcctgctcctccactgcCGCTTCCTCCGATGACAGGAGCGCCAGGCCCAAAGGCAACAGGCCTGCCGAGACGCTGCCAACACTGATGACACCCAAGCGGGAGGCAGATGGCAGGGCGTCGGAGAATAGCCGTTACCCCCTGCCTAGGTGGCACGTGGAGGTACGGCGTGCAGCCCTGCTGCGCTTCAAGCAGGCCATCAGCCGGAGCGCTGAGCTGGCAAACATGTCAGAGAGGCAGTGCCTGAACCGACTCTACCACGAGGCCCGGTCGCCCATCCCTGCCCGCACCATCCGCCGCGTTGGCGAGTGCCTTTCTGCTGTGGGTTGCCTGACCTGGAGATCGCTCAGCGCCCAGGGCAATGGCACCTGCTTCCTCCTGCAGGACTCCTACGTGCTGACCAGCTACCatgcagtggagatgctggcacaGGGCATGGAGCCAGTCCGCTGGCCCACTGCCATCCAAGACTATGCGTATGTTACCTTTAGCTTTGAGGAGGATGGGCAGGGGAGCCCCCCACTGAGGCTGACTGGCTGGCTGGAGCTCTACGATCAGGCCCTCGACTACGCCGTGCTGGAGTTGGCGACCCCGGCTGGTGTTCCAGGCCTGATGGAGTCTTCAGTCACCCCACCCCAGGCCGGCAACCTTTATATCGTCGGCCACCCAGATGGGGAAGTGAAGAAGGTCTGTCCTTGCTCAGTCATGAGCAGTGAACAGCCGGGGACTGGTGACGCCACACAATACCTGGAGAACCTGCGGTCTGTGATCCCCGGAGAAGCTGCTGAAAGTTATCTGCCGGATATGGTCTTGGTCGCAAGCCATGCTTTCAACAGGGTGAGACACCCCAACACCAGTCCCTTCCGAGCAGATTATCACCATGGTGCCTCAGGCTCTGCAATATTGAACTCAGAGGGATGTGTGGTTGGATTGCACTGCGGGGGTGAGACCCACAAGAGGAACAAAGACCCCGAGAAGTTCTACATTGAATTCGGGAGGTCCATCACACTCATCATCCAGAATATAGTTAGCAAAAGTGACACTGTCACAACCGAGAAATCAAAGCAAATCATTGCGGCATTACAaagttatttaaaataaaatgggtGTACTCAGAGGTGTGACTTTGTGCAGGAGGACTGTTTGCTAGATATGGAAGTTATGTGTTTGGAAAAGGTGTGATCTAAAGTTTGTTTTGAAGGTTCATTCTTCAGGTGGAAACCTATCTATTGAAGAACACAGACCCCTGTATTATACTTGAATAGTGGTTATGCCAATGCCCTTTACCTTGCATGTATTTTAAATACCCAGGCCACTGAGGAAATATATTGGGGATCTTTTTGTGTGgtgtacaaagtacatttatattcATTGTCTACACAGCTCTATGTTTGGGAAATAAAGAAGATGAGAAATTAAAGAAACCTTCACGGTTCCTAAGTGCAGGCTAGAGAAGGGGATATGGTTAAAAAACGAATCTTTTGGACCACATCCTACCAGTATCTGCCATAATTTAGatgaaataaattgaattattCTATGTAGTTATTTTTTTGTTCACTTTTTCCTCTGTATCCACTCCGTCGTGCTCCTGccctcctcccgtctccctcccaccgtcctttttccccctccctgtccccctcCTAAATTCTTTTGGAGGAATGCACATTTGTGAGCCAAGTTCAGGAACATGCTGGTCTTGGGTTGAGCTCATTGTCAGCCTTTATACATTTTACATTGCTTGATAGGACAAGAATATTGGTACGGTTACTTCCCTACCCAGCTCAGCTATTGCTGTGCTCATTCTTCCCTCCTCCGAGCCCGTGAGGCAGGTGTAATAGGATCAGCTCCAGGGATCTGTCTGTGGCCTCTGGTTTAAATGTAAACAAAGTTACTGTTGGTATTTGACCAGTCCTGGGCTAGATTTTGAGGTACTGTATGATCTCTGCATTAGTTGGTCAAAGTGTTTGCCCAATTTGAAAACTCTAAATTGACCTGTTTGCATATAAgttgtaaatttttttttcttttaagttCAGATGAGATCCTGTGTTAATAAGTTTGAGTAATACAAAACATGATTGTAGTGAAGTTCAAAGCTGTTTCAATAATTCATTAAATATTTGGCATACCACAACTACTTGCCCTCATCCCAATCTCAAAGTTTTCAGGAAATTAAGAGCATCTTAAAAATATACAAGTACAAACAACTGAATGCAAATCTAGCTAATTTAGAAATTGGATCAAGTTTGGCAGGTTTTCAAATGCTGCTGTAGTGTGCCTAAAGGTCCAGGAGTGTACATTTATTCCTCCGTCTTGTGAAAGTTGTTACAAGGTCTTGTTTCTCTTTCAAATGCCTTCATTTATAGGGGGTGTTGTATGTTTGTGTTGCATTTGATGTACTTTACAATGACACTAGTATGTcttaaaaaaataaagttagcTTTATGCCATTAGTGCACTGACTACATTAATTTGTGTTTCACTTTCAAGTGTTACGATAAAGTTCTGCAAAGCTATTTAAAGGGGAGATGGTCCTCTCGTTTGTCTTTTTAGGCTTGAGAATATTCTTTCATGCACTGTTTGGCAATACTACAATGAGCAACTGTTGAATAAAGTTATTTTCACTTTTTATTAATGTGGCCTTTGCAATTTTATGTCCAATGCTCTGTTCTTTTATTCATTTCATCACCCCAAATGTTTCTGTTATCACTAAataagcatttttttaaaattgaaagaAATGGCTCCACCTCAAGATCCTAAATGCCAGGCTGTTGTCGCTATCCAGTATCGTCCTCAAGGACCTTGCTACATTCAGCTGTTGCTGATGGTTGATGGGAAAACTGTTTAGAGTGGGAACCAGCTAGCAACTTCAGATCTTTCTGCACCAGCCCCCACCATGTAGCACTTATTCTAGATTTTAGCTCCAGTCAATTCACCAAACTTGTGCAAGCCATTAAGCCACAGGCCTGATGATCAACTGGTCGGTTTTATCTGTGTTTAATTCTCGATCACTTGTTCATAGTAGAATCACCAAGTTATTTCCCAAAACTGGAATGCTGGCATGTGAGATACCAAGCACCAGAGGCCAAATTAATCACTGTAACTCCACTTGCTCAGCTTTCTCCCAAATGCCCATCACCTGTGAGTGAAAGATTTGACGGTGCTTATAAAGTTAACTGAAGGCCCAGCCCTATACTGTACTGACTTCCACAGGAGTGCATTTTTTTGGTAGCGTTGTGGCTGGGTGGTTGGAATTGCTGAAGTAATAATTCTGAATACAAAGCTTTAATTGAATGAAGCGTGAAGTTATTCAGACAGGCTTTCTGTTCAGTAGAAACAGATTGATCAAGTCTAGCATTTGTCACTGAGCCACCACTTGCATCGAATTTATCTCATTTAACCTGTGGCTTCCCTTTTTCTAATTCGTGCTCCTGGCCATATTTGGAATTATTTCTTTTCTAATTTTCCCATATGTAAGGAACTGAACATGTCCAAGGTATGCACATGTATTCATTGTGATACAATCTTAGTAATTCAAAGAACATAAATTCTACACATTATTATAATAGAATTGTTTAATATCCTTTTTATTCCTCCAAAATAGCTGCTTATTGATCTTTTTATTAAAAATAGTAAGATATAATGCTTTACAAATTTGTTTTGGTCTTTCCTGCCCACTTTTTCTAGACTGTTCCAATAATTTCTCCTCTGATCGAATGAAAAATATTTACGTTATCTCTCTGCTCTCTTTTGAAAAATTTCCCCGACTTTTACTGTTCTGTTCTGGCAAAGAAGGTTCTTTTATGTAGCAAGTTAGCAAATAGTTCCATTAGATGTAACAAAACATTTCCCCCTGCAAACAGCAGCAGATAGTGTAACTGGTAAAGTACACAGTGGAACCACAAAACAGAGGCCATAAGAGGGATTGAATAAGGAAAATAAACTGTTACTAATGTTGTGTGTTATGTAATGAGATGCATGAAATCTGGTTGCTGTTTTTGCCTAAATCCAGGAGTGCTATGACCAATGGTATAATTTTGCTGGATTGCAATTTAACAGGTGTGGTAATGAAACTAGTCTGGAACTCAAAGAATCAAGTATTAATTTCTGAGCCAGATGGCAAAGTTTTTAAGAAAGTATTCAGATGAGAATTTAGTCAGGACAAAAGTATGTATTTTCTttctaaaaagaaaaataactaaCACTTGGATAATGAACTGTTCATGTTACATGTTTGTATTGGGATTTATTTTAGCGTTAGCGTTGAAATTGTTTCAAAATTGTCTTTATCATTCATGTCagtttcaaattttaaaaaatcctggTTAACTTGGTTTtatctttaaaataaaatattgtcagtcactatATTTGTAGTTGTACCAATGCAAAGTTTTTAAAGCTTTGAAAAGTTTTTGTATGTATAAATTTAGAATTGGACAGTAGCTTATCCAATGAGTACTTGAGTATTGGCCCACATGGTTTTTCAAGGACAAATGTCAAGAAGCTATTCACCCTAGTTTACAAGACTCATAGTCCCAAGTTAAAAGTTGGTTGTGTACGACTGAGTGCAGGAGAAAATATTTTCCGAAATGTTCTGTCGTAGCTATACACAGACAATGAGCATATTCGAGGCTGAACTTGATTGTTTTTTTTATACATTGATGACACCAAAGCTATGAGGATTAAGTGGAAATAATGGAAGTAGGATGTGTTGATGGAGATTTAAGAGAATGATTCTACAGGtgaatatatgaggagcatttgatgactctgggtctgcactTACTGGAGATTACAAAGATGCAGGGGATGtcgttgaatattgaaaggcctggatatagTGGAAGTGGATAAGATGTTTCAAACAGAGGGAAAGTTTAGACCTGAggtcacaacctcagaataaaaggtacaAAGTGCTGTAAAATGTTTCAAGGTGACAAGAGAATGGAGCTAAGATGAGAGATCAGCTATggttgaatggtggtgcagatttaatggcataattctgctcctatgtcaatgGAAAACAGGACCTATAATTGAATTAATGAGAGAACAGCTCCAAGGCTCTGCACGGTTAAATATTGCCCCCATTTATCACTAAAGGAAGAGGGAGGCTGTGGCCCAAAGTCCCACAAAAAGCAATGGAAAACATTGGCCTGAACTAAAGTTTAatttcagaaccaggtttattatcaccggcatatgatgtgaaatctgttaagTAATTGGCAGATCTTTTTATAAAGCCAAAGGCCTTAATGGATGAAGGGTTTAATATTGGGAGGCTGAACTCGAGCAATTATAATGTAGCAGGATCTAATCAGAATAGGGCAATTACAATTATATAATTTGCATCCACTGCAGTTTTCAAGCACAGAGTGTGTGAATGACTGCACTGAGGGATGGTTATTGCAGGGTAGAGGTCGCAAACCACGGCGCACCGCAGACACCTCCATATCTCCCACTGTACTTTGGCAGAAGCACGTGATTTGATCACATGACCGGCTTCCCGCGGTATGCGCGGGCAAAGTCGCAATTGACAGTTGGTTGCGGGAACGACGAGGGCTTGCAATGACAGCCGGAAGCAAGAAACCAAGACACAAAGACATGAAGTGCGGTGAAACTGTGTGGTgtcgggggtgtgtgtgggggggggcaacACTTTAACACCAAATAAAGAAAAGAAGATGAATACGTTGCCTATTTGAACTGTCCAATTGCAGCGCACTTAACAATCGACCGCGTGGCCCGCCGAATCTTTTACGTCAGCCTCTGGAACTGGTGCGACGCTGTGATGGACGGATTTCGTATCCAATCAGAATGTTGTATCGGGCTGTGCGCATGGTAGCTGGAAAGAACATGAGAAGGCGGAATCAGAGTGAAACTCTCGAAAATTCTGGCCAATCGGACCGAAGTGGCGGTTAGATGGACGTGCAAGTTGACCATTCGCAAGCGTCGATCGTCCTACGGTTGCGCGGAGAAGAGCtgtttgggggcggggggagaaaaAACTTTTAAAGACTAACGTTTGGCAGCCGGGTGGTTCAGAGGGAAATCTCCGATGTTTGGTTCCCGAAGACCATGGACGCCACACAACAATTGATCTGGGTCCCGGAGGAGCAGGATGAAGAGCAGAGTAGCTCCGATCGTGAGCCCCGGGGCCGACTGAGGATATTTGCAGGCAGCCAGCGAGCTGAGACTGGTGAGTGGAGGCGATGGAGCCACCCGGGATGGGTGTGCAATTCCTTACTGTGCACGCTGTGCCCGAGATCAGAGGGCGGCCTGGATAAAGTGGAGGATGCGTCCGTTATTAGGAGAGGGCACAGACCTCCCTTTAGAACTAATGAGGAGGGATTACTGCAGCCggtagggtggtgaatctgtcagCCATTCAAGGCCAAGTTATGATTATGTTTTTAAGATTCAAGGCCCTGaataatccttccaggtgaggggacacttcacctgcgagtgtGTAGGAGTCATCTGTTGTATCCGGTGTTCCCTATTCGGCGTCCTCTTCATCACTGAGACCCGATTCCAGGGGGCCTGCTTTGTCCATCGCAAACGGCAGGATTTCCCAGGGTCCAGTCATTTCAATTCGACTGACATTCCCATTCTGGTGTGTCTGTCCATTGGTTTCCccgctgccacaatgaggccaaaatcaggttggaggagaaacaactcgtattccgtttgggtagccttcacTCTGtttgcatgaacatcgatttaacTTCCGCTATTCGCCCCCTTCTCTTTTCAATTTCCCATTCTAGTTACCCTCTTTTCATCTACCCATTACCTCActctgctgcccctcctcctgttcTACGGTTCactgtcctttcctgtcagatttcttctttttcagcccttatcatcaccttccagcttctttcttATCCCCTCTGCCTCACCCACCTCACAGGGTTCCACTTGCCCCCTATTCCACCCACCGTTATTTGGTTCCATCTATTACTTGCCATCCTTTGTCTCCGCTCTGCACGCCTGGGTTCTGTCTGCCtaattttcacctatcacctaccagtgtCTGTATCAACCTGTAATTTTTCCATCTGACTCCATCTGAATTTTATGACTTAACCCTTGTCCCATCTAGTTTCACCTGTCACTTACCAACTTCGTTTTTGTCCTCCTTCTCACTTCTACAAACTAACTACCTTCACTTAAACCTTAGGcgaagtcttgacccaaaacgctACCTgcctctttgcctccacagatgctgaatgGCCTGCAGTTCCTCCAACCGTTTATTTTGCATTAGCTCATTTGTGCTCAGCCCAAATCCAGGATCTTATCTGGCAGTGTGGGATCAAGAAGGTGGAATGTCAGCAATGTCTTGAGAACAATTAGGTTTGGGCAGTAGactcatagagacatagaaaataggtgcaggagtaggccattcggcccttcaagcctgcaccgccattcagtatggtcatggctgatcatccaactcagaaccctgtacctgccttctctccataccccctgatccctttagccacaagggccacatctaactccctcttaagtatagccaatgaactggcctccactgttttcggtggcagagaattccacagattcaccactctcttgtgtgaagtaagtttttcctcatcttggtcctaaaaggcttcccctttatcctcagactgtgacccctcattctggacttccccaacatcgggaacaatcttcctgcatctagcctgtccaatggTTACTCCAACCATGCCAATGATTGCTGCATCACATAATTTAATTAAAACAAAACTCATTATACTTTGGAAACATGGCAGCTGAttaataattcattgaaaatggccaaagaaagcttttggtgcattggccttcataaatcaatatattcagtatagagcaacacacatcaaagttgctggtgaacacagcaggctaggcagcatccccAGGAAGAGGCGCAGCCGACGCCTCAGGCCAAGACCATTaggcttggcctgctgcgttcaccagcaactttgatgtgtgttgcttgaatctacagcatctgcagaattcctgttgtttatgtttttatattcagTATAgaggatgggatgttatgttgaagttctgtAAGACATGGGTGATGTCTAATTTAGAGCACTgttatagttttggtcacctacctacaggaaagatgtaaacaaagttgaaagtGCAGAGGAAAGTTACAAGTGTTTTGCCGGAGGACCTGAAGCTTAAGGAAAGattcaataggttaggactgtattctttagagggctgagaggtgacttgatagaggtatacaaaattgtgaggggtatagatagggtaaatgcaagcaggctttttccacagaggttgggtaggactacagccagagatcatgggttaagggtaaaaggtgaaaactttaaggggaacataagcagaatctttttcactcagagggtcatgagagtggaaTGAGTGggcagcacaaatggtgcatgtcatctcaatttcaacgttcaagagaagtttagataggtacatagattgtacaggtatggagggctattgtccagCTGCAGGTAATTGAGTGTAGGCAGTGTAAATGGTtttgccatggactagatgggctgaaggccctgtttctgtgctgtacttctctatgacactCCTCAAACTATGACACTTGTAATGTGAGTTACTGCCACCTCCTTGTCAGCTAGAACCAGTGTGGCAAATTTCTGCTGACCGCTCTCATGCATAAGGTATTTTCGCCCGCAGAACCGCTGCTcgctgggattttttttttgcttgttttagagatttgtgtgtgaaaatcccaggagatcagcagtttctgagatgctccaaccaccccatttggcagcaacagtcatttcacagtcaaagtctctttgatcacatttcttccccattctgatgtttggtctgaacagcaactgaacctcttgaccatgtctgcatgcttttatgcattgagttgctggcacatgattggTGATtatgtatttgcattaatgaacagttgtatctaatgaagtggtcCAAGAGCAAAAGAATGCAggtctggaaatctgaaatcaaaaactgaaaattgggatctcttctggggaaggcataACCTATAGAAAAGGGATGGGTTATAcctgaacacgagggggaaccaatatcctttatGCTAGAACtgctgggaagggtttaaactaatttagcattGCAATGGGAACCAgattgatagggctgaggatgtggCAGATGATACACAAGTCAATGCTACGTGTAGTGGGACTGTGAGGATGGACAAGCAGATGATAAGGtaaaattgtagtcagtgggattAGCTGAGGTGTAACACGGGGACAGAATTGTAaaagatgatgaatacaggattgaaggtgttatatttgaatgtacacaatatatggcataaggtagatgatcttgtagtgtagTTAGAGATGGACAGGTATGacgttatgggcatcactgagtcgtagcTGAAAGAATATTATTTGGAGTAGAGATTCCATACCTGGGGTCAGCAGACCTCTCAGTGAATggcaggagtccatggcatatacatgcagggtgacttggataggttgggtgagtgggcaaactcatggcagatgcaatttaatgtggataaatgtgaagttatccactttggtggcaaaaataagaaaacagattatcatctgaatggtggccgatttggaaaaggggaggtgcaacgagacctgggtgtcattatacaccggtcattgaaagtgggcatgcaggtacagcaggtggtgaaaaaggcgaatggtatgctggcatttatagcgagaggattcgagtacaggagcagggaggtactactgcagttgtacaaggccttggtgagaccacacctggagtattgtgtgcagttttggtcccctaatctgaggaaagacatccttgccatagagggagtacaaagaaggttcatcagattgattcctgggatggcaggactttcatatgaagaaagactggatgaactgggcttgtactcgttggaatttagaagattgaggggggatctgattgaaacgtataagatcctaaagggattggacaggctagatgcaggaagattgttcccgatgttggggaagtccagaacgaggggtcacagtttgaggatagaggggaagccttttaggaccgagattaggaaaaacttcttcacacagagagtggtgaatctgtggaattctctgccacagcaaactgttgaggccagttcattggctatgtttaagagggagttagatatggcccttgtggctacaggggtcagggggtatggagggaaggctggggcggggttctgagttggatgatcagccatgatcataataaatggcggtgcaggctcgaagggccgaatggcctactcctgcacctattttctatagaAGATTGTGAATCCCTGAtttggagcttaatgtccaaggatgcacatgaggaaagtctgaagatgctggaaatccaaagcagtaacacacaaaatgctgggggaacttagcaggtcgggcagcataatTTTACATAGACAGTttacattttgggcagagacccttcaacagTACTGAAAAGGAAGAtcactagaaggtgataggtgaagccaggagggtaggaaagaataagggctgaagaggaataaatttgataggagaggagaatggaccataggagaaaggggaggaggagtgggggATAGAAGAGGAAAGAGGAAGGGAATTTTTTCGTAccggaagaagaaatcaatattcatgccatcaagttgcagactacccagacagaatacaaggtggtgttcctccactttgagtgtgacctcatcttggcacaagaggaggccatggaccaacatgttggaatgagaatgaaaatgtttggccatcgggAAGTTCTGTTTTTTGCAGGTTGAGCAAGGTGTTTgaagaagcggtcccccaattcaggacaggtctcaccaatgcagtgGAGGCTGCACCCGGGCCACCAGATGTAAtaaacaaccccagcagatttgtaggtgaagtgttgcctcacctggaaggtcctgaataaaggtgagggaggagatgaaccACTTTGGccgtttgcagggataagtgctgggagggagattagtggggagtgatgaatggacaagggaatttcAGAGTGGGATGATGCCTGCCGAAAGCGGAGAAACTGAAACATGTGTTAACAGTGTTaggtgtatatatgtgtgtgataTAGCTCCCAAACCAAGTTAAGCTTGGGGAAACAaagcttagagtcttgagatggtaaagtacgaaagttcagttcatccacggaaTGTTTGATAGGGGaaagagatatttgtaatccagagtgAAACGTAAAGAAAAGGTGGTTACGTCGAATTCCACAGTAAAcgaaagtattccacagattccatgaTGTTAAAACAAGATAACAGTCGCTGTAGATCTTGTCCG contains the following coding sequences:
- the LOC134346587 gene encoding serine protease FAM111B-like, with product MNSSDEGSRTPTPQDDASCLRNDGRPPQSGAKEDSNCLIRTAEEHYQDCQLRIARSKMTSDVIPRDKRKLQTSRYAEEFVPKNGKILKNDNHFEAGDWGTPISLKKEFTFSVCGDPDNIHYAFAGDPGDTLLSALNSSCDFEEKVRSDSTILAYGEGPLKGLVNFNILCRYLPQHTHFRLVFLRSAGREGGAGDQPTQTPPAPPGNRCHVLFYIEPSGRTVGNTTQRIVVSDRIAQGQTKLCVLGFVGETVREALAKDGRFDVRLEDDTHKLLEKVEPLCKIQFNHPVDALHGRSFQVELSIAKKKPHPPSCSSTAASSDDRSARPKGNRPAETLPTLMTPKREADGRASENSRYPLPRWHVEVRRAALLRFKQAISRSAELANMSERQCLNRLYHEARSPIPARTIRRVGECLSAVGCLTWRSLSAQGNGTCFLLQDSYVLTSYHAVEMLAQGMEPVRWPTAIQDYAYVTFSFEEDGQGSPPLRLTGWLELYDQALDYAVLELATPAGVPGLMESSVTPPQAGNLYIVGHPDGEVKKVCPCSVMSSEQPGTGDATQYLENLRSVIPGEAAESYLPDMVLVASHAFNRVRHPNTSPFRADYHHGASGSAILNSEGCVVGLHCGGETHKRNKDPEKFYIEFGRSITLIIQNIVSKSDTVTTEKSKQIIAALQSYLK